GAGGAGCAGCGGCACGTAGAGGAAGAGGCCCATCCGAAACGCGGTGGTCAGCTCGGAGACCATGAACGCGGGGATGGCGACGGAGAGGGGGATCTCCTCGCCGCGGGCGGGGCGGGCGGTGCTCGAGAGGTCGTAGAAGAGCCGGAGGTCGTTCTCGCGGGTCTGTCGCAGGAGGAACTCGCGCACGGGCGCGGAGGCGCGCTCGAAGGCGTCGGGGCCCTCCATGCGATCCTCGAGGTAGGGGCCGAGGGCCTCCGAGTAGACGCGCTCGGCGGTGGGCGCCATCACGAAGAAGGAGATCGCGAGGGCGAGGCCGATGAGCACCGGGTTGGGCGGGAGCTGCGGCGTGCCCATCGCCTGGCGGAGGAAGGAGAGCACGATCACGATCCGCGTGAACGACGTGATCGAGACGAGCACCGCCGTGGCGAACGAGAGCGCTGTGAGCAGGAGGAAGAGCTTCACGGGCGCAGAGCCGCTCCCGCCCACGATGAGCTGGAGACCCGGCTCGGCCGCCGTGGCGGCGAGGAGGCTCATCCGACTCTCCCCGGCAGTCCGTTAGCCAGGCGATGGCGCAGCTCCTGATCGGAGGCGCTCTCGTCGAGGAGCTCGTCGAAGTCGACACTTCCCCTGCGCGACTTCGTCGGGATCGGTGGCTCGGGCGGCGCGGGCCTCGTGGCGAGCAGAGCGATGCCGGCCTCGCTGCAGCCCAGCACCAGCTGGTCGTCGCCCACCTGCGCGATCACCAGGCTGCGTTTGGGGCCGATCGAGATCGACTCGACGATCCGCAGCGAGCCCGGGAGCCGCTTCTTGCGGAGAGTGAGAAGGATCGCGACTCCAGCGAGGGCGAGGAGGGCGCCGCCAGGGAGGAGGAGGCCCTGCAGCGATCCCGAGGAGGGCAGGGTCTCGGCCGCGTCGCCGATCACCGCGTCCGGTACGAGCCCCGCGAGCAGCGCCGCGATCGGGAAGATCGGATCCGGCATGGCTACCTGAGGCGCGCGAGGCGCTCGGATGGGCTGACGATGTCGGTGATGCGGGCGCCGAACTTCTCGTTCACCACCACCGCCTCGCCGCGGGCGAGCAGGCGTCCGTTCACGAGGATGTCGAGGGGCTCGCCCGCGACCTTGTCGAGCTCGACGACCGAGCCGGGCCCGAGGCCGAGGAGCTCCTGGATCGTCATGCGCGACCGGCCGAGCTCCACCGTGATCTCGAGGGGGACGTCGAGAAGGAGCTCGAGGCGACGCGAGGGCGTCTCGTGCTCGAGGAGATCGGAATCGTTCACGTTGCCTCCGGGCGTGGCGCGGGTCGGAACGCCCGCTCCAGCTTCACGGCCATGCCGCCGTGGACGACCATGGGGTGACCGCTCAGCTTCTCGCGGCCTTCTACGAACAGCGGGAGCGCCGAGCTCTCCTCGGTGCCCAAAAGGAGCACGTCGCCTTCCCCGAGCTCGAGGAGCCGCGCGAGCGTGAGCGAGGTGCGGCCGAGGACGGCGCAGACCTCGACCACGGTGGCCTCGACCTCGAGGGCGAGGGCCTCCCTCGTGCGGGGATCGCGGGTGGCCTGCGAGCGGACCTCGTTGCCGAGGACCTTCTTGGCGGGCTGGATCGCGGTGTACGGGATCGCGAGCTGGATCCGGCCGCCGATCGGGCCGCTGATGGCGAAGGAGGTGAGCACGGCGACGTCGCCGCCTGGCGCGATGGAGATCGCGAGGCGCGGATCGGCCTCGAGCCTCGCCACCTCCGGCTGCATCGGCAGGTAGGGCGCCCACGCGTGTCCCATGGCGTCGGTGAGCAGACCGAGGAGCTTGCGGAGGACCTGCTTGCCGACTGGTGTCAGCTCCTGTCGATCTGTCGCGGCCTCGCTCGGGGCCTTGTCGCCGAGGGCGGCGGCCACCAGGGACTCCGCGAGGCCCGGATCGAGGATGGCGATCGCCTCCGTTCCGCGGCCGAGGGAGATGACGCAGACGGTGGCGGGCGGCGCCAGGAGCATCTCCAGATCCGCGAGAGGCACCAGGGTCCCCGGCGTCGGCGCAACGCGGAGCGGCAGGCGTGTGCGCCCGGACAGGCCCGTGGAGAGACGCGCGGCGATCTGCTCGTGGATGGAGTCGAGGGCGGGCATGCGGCCGCGCAGCACCCGATCCCGGCTGGTCAGGTCGTAGGGGATCGCCTGGCCGCGAGCGTCGGCCGGAGCGTTGCTCTCCTGGACGCGACCCTCGCGGATCGCGCCCATTAGCGCGTCGAGCTCCTCGGGGTTGAGGTCGGCGCCTTTCACTGGACCATGAACTCCGTGAGGAAGATCGCGCGGACCGACGACTTGGGCATCACCTCGCCGAGGAGCTGGAGCAGCGAGCGGCGGAGGGTGTTCATCCCTTCCGTTCCGCGAAGCTCCTCGAGGGTGCGATCGCTCAGGTAGCCGATGAACGAGTCCCGGATCCGCGGCATGTTCGTGGTGACGAGCTCGCGGTCGGTCTCCTTGCCCAGCTCGATCTCCACCGTGAGGCGCAGGTATCGGTCGACCTCCGGATTGCGCAGGTGGATCACGAAGTCCGGCAGCCTCACGATCGGCCCGGGCGTCCCGGGCGCGGGCTGCCCTTCGGCGGCGGCCTCGGGCGGCGGCTCCGGCTTCGCCTCGGGGGCGGAACCGCTCGGGCGGAGCAGGAGCATCGCCAGGACACCCGCGACCAGCAGGCTGTTGAGGGCGAGGAGTGCGGGGACGAGCTTTCCCGATCCCTCGTTGCGCTTCGGTTCGTTCGATTCGGCAGCCATTGCCGGGCGAAATAGCAAGCGACGTGCCCGCCCGAGGAGGGCTCGGCCCGTCAATCGGCTGACGTCACGGACACGGGCTGCCCTCCGAGGGATCGCCCGCCGACAGCTCCATCACGATGTCCACGCGACGGGCGGCCTCTTCGTCGCTCCAGGCCGTGTGGCCGGGCAACGGCCGACCCGCGGCGAAGCCGGCCGCAGAGAGCCTGCCCGGCGCGACGTGGTGCGCCTGCTCGAGAAAGCTCACGACCGACGCCGCTCTCGCGGCGGAGAGGTCCCAGTTGTTGCGGAACCGGGCCGAGCGGATCGGGCGCTCGTCGGTGTGGCCCTCGACCCGGATCGGGATGCAGAGCGGCACGATCTCCTCCGCGATCGCGTCGAGGATCGGGATCGCCTCGGGCTGGAGGGCGGCCTCGGCCGAGGCGAAGAACCGCGAGGCCGACATGCGGATGATCAGCCGCTCGCCCTCGGCCTCCACCGTCACGGCGCTGGCGTGCTGGTCCCGGAGCAGGGCCCGCAGCCGCGTCTCCAGCTTTCGGCGCGTGCGCTCGGCCCGCTCCTTCTCCCGGTCGACCGGGCGCATCGGGCTCCCCGACTCCTGGCCGATTCCGTCGCTGCCGCCGGTCGGCGGCCCCTGGAAGAGCGGGAGCTTCTCGACGCCGCCCGTGCCCTCGAAGTGCAACGCGAAGCGGATCGCGCTCGACACCTGGATCAGCCGCTCGTTGTCCACGCGGCTGACGGCGTACATCACCACGAAGAAGGCGAAGAGCAGGGTGATGAAGTCCGCGTACGAGACGAGCCATCGCTCGTGGTTCTCGTGCTCCTCCTCGTGGTGCTTCTTCTTCCTTCGCGACATCGTCAGGCCGCCTGCTTCGCTTCTGCGCCGAGGCCGCCGGCGTAGGAGCGCAGCTTCTCCTCGAGCACCCGCGGGTTCAGCCCCTCCTGGATGCCGAGGATCCCCTCGGTGATGAGCAGCTTCCGCTCCTTCTCGAGGGAGACCTTCCGCTTCAGCTTGTTCGCGATGGGGAGGAAGAGGATGTTCGCCGCGCCCACGCCGTAGACCGTCGCCACGAAGGCCACCGCGATGCCGCCGCCGAGCTTCGATGGATCGGAGAGGTTCTCCATCACGTGGATGAGGCCGAGCACGGCGCCGAGGATTCCGACGGTCGGCGCGAAGCCTCCCGCGGACTCGTAGACCTTGGCGCCGATCACCTGCTCCGCGTAGACGGAGTCGATCTCCGCCTCCAGGGACTCGCGGGCCACCGAGGGATCGACTCCGTCCACCACGTATTGGACGGCCTTGCGGAGGAAGGGATCCTCCAGGCTCGCCACCCGCGACTCCAGGGCGAGCACGCCCTCTCGCCTCGCGACCGCGGCGAGCTCCCCGATCTGGGCCACCAGGGCCGCCAGGTCGGAGCGGGTCTCGACGAAGGCCATGCGGAGCATCTTCACGCCGCGCATGAAGTCGCGGGTCGGGAAGGCCACCATCACCGCGCCCAGCGTTCCGCCGAAGACGATGATCGCCGCGGTGAGCTGCATGATCGACGAGGGGTGTCCGCCCTCGAGGATCTGTCCGAGCAGGATGAAGCCGATCGCGACGACGAGCCCGAGGATGCTGGTGATGTCCATCTTCTTCTAATTCCTTTTGACCGGCGCCTCGTAGAGGGCTCGGCGATAGGCGATCACGCCTTGCACCACCTCGTCGGTCGATTCCTGCACGAGGATCCGTGCGCCGTTCACCAGGGTGACGATGGTATCCGGCGTGGCCTCGACGGTGGCGATGAGCTCGGCGTTGACGACGATCGCGCGTCCGTCCAGCCGCGTGACGTGGATCATGTGTGGCTCCAGGGCCCTTCACGGATCGTGAGGGGCGCCCTCCGCTCGATCAGCGCTTGAGCTGGATCAGATCGGAGAGGAGCTGATCGGCGGTGGTGACGGTCTTCGAGTTCGCCTGGAAGCCGCGCTGCGCCTCGATCATCCGGATGAACTCCGTGGCGATGTCGACGTTGGACTGCTCCAGCGCGCCCGCGACGATCGCCGCCCTCCCGCCGGAGGAGGCGGTGCCGATGGTCGGCTCGCCTGCGCTGGGCGCCGGGCCGAGGAGGTTGCCGCCCAGCCGCTCGAGCTGGTCGGGGGCCGCGAAGCTCGCCACCGCGAGCTGGCCGAGCACTTTGCTGTGACCGTTGGTGAAGGCGCCGACCACCCGGCCCTCTTGGTCGATCGTGATGCCGGCGAGATCGCCTGCGGCCCAGCCGTCCTGGTTGAGGAAGGAGACCGCCGACGGGTTCGCGAACTGCGTCATGCCGGTGACGTCGAGGGCGAGGGCCTGGGGCGAGGTCGCGCCTTTGGGCAGGAAGTTGCTCGTCTGGTTGTCGGAGACGAGCTTGCCGTCGGTGTCGAAGGTCAGATCGCCGGCGGCGATCTCGGTGAGCGTGCCGGCGGCGCCGCCCTGCAGGCCGCCTCCGTCCGTCATGGCGTGCCACTCCCAGCTCCCGTCGGCCGTCTTCCGGTAGAAGACCTCCACCGAGTGCGCCGCGCCGAGGGAGTCGAAGATCGTGACGCTGCTCGAGAAGTTCGACGTGTCCCGCGGGTTCGCCGGATCCCAGGGCGGGAGGATCGCCGCGTCCGCCTGGAGGTTCGCCTTGATCGTGACCGAGCCGGTGGCCTTCGGCGGCGACGCCGCGCCGGCGAGGGCGAGGTCTCCGAGCTTGCCCGAGACGGTCCCGACGGCGTCCGCCTGCCAGCCCTGCACCCGGAGACCGTCGAGGTTCACGAGGTAGCCGTCGGAGTCGACGGTGAACTGGCCGGCCCGCGTGTAGTAGGAGCCGTCGCGGCCCGCGTGGTTGCCGCGCACCACGAAGTAGCCGCTCCCCTGGAGCGCCAAATCGGTGGCGAGGCCGGTTTGGATCAGCGCGCCCTGGGTGATGATCCGCTGGATCGCCTGGATGTTGACGCCGAGGCCGCGGCCGCCGGCGCCCATCAGGCTCTGGGCGAGCGCCTCTTCGAAGGCGACCCGGCTCCCCTTGAAGCCGATGGTGTTCGCGTTGGCGATGTTGTCGCCCACTACGGAGAGATCGAGGCTGCTGGAAGCAAGCCCGCTGGCGCCCGTATGGAGAGAGGAGGTGAGGCTCAAGGCTGATTCCTTTCCCGCGCGCTCGCGCGGCCTTCGATCACGAGTGAATCTCGACCACGTCCGACAGCTTGATCCGCCTGCCGGCGACGATCAGCTCGGGGTAACCGTTTGCAAAGGACACGCCGGACGCGATCGCGCGCCCGCGCTGCTCGACAGAGACGCTCTTTCCCTTCTCGTCTGCGGCGGCGATCCGGACCTTGTAGTCGCCGGCGGGCAGCGGCACGCCGCTGTCGTCGAGGCCGTCCCAGCCGTAGGTGAACGAGCCCTTCTCCGCGGCGCCGAGCCGGATGGTGCGCACGGTCTTTCCCGTGGAGTCGGTCACGGTCACCGTCACGGTGGAGGCCGGCGCGGAGAGCTCCGCCATCACGTTGGCGCCCGAGACGCCGTCCAGGTGGACCGAGTCCGTGCGGTAGACGAGCTCGCGGCCCACGAGCGACGCGGTCGCGGTCTGGTTGCTCGAGGTCTGCGCGATCAGCAGGGAGTCCAGCCTGCTGCCGATCCCCTGGAGCTGCTCGAGGTTCGCGAACTGCGCGAGCTGCGCCACGAAGGCCTGGCTGTCCATGGGGCTCGTCGGGTCCTGGTTCCCGAGCTGGGCCATGAGCAGCTTGACGAAATCGTCCTTGCCGAGGGAGCTGTCGGCGCGGTCGGCCGAGGCGGCGGCCGGCTGCGAGATCGGGATGCCAGAGGCGTACATGGAGTTCTCCTAGGCTTTCACGTGGACGGAAGTCGGAAGGTCCGGAAGGCTCGAGGGCTCTCGCCGCTCGCCTATGCGCTTCACGTCGCGGGGATCCTTCTCGTCGGCGCGCGTGCGGCGGCGCTCCGGGACGGGCGCGGCGTGGACGCGGCCCTCGGCGGCGGCGTTGACGGCCAGGAGGCCGAGGCGCAGGCCGGCGCCTGCGAGGGCGACGCGGAGCTCCGCCTCGTTCGCGGCCATCGCCGGCGCGACGGCGCCGTTGGCGCGTACCTCGAGCGTGCCGTCCTGGATGCGGAGGTCCACGGCGAGGTCGCCGCCGCGGGAATCGCGAACGAAGATCCTGGCGCCGCCCGGATCGAGGGAGAGCCCCAGCCCTTCGGTCGGGAGGAGGAGGCTCGGATCGTCGATGGATGGCGTGGTGGCTGCGCGCTCTGCGGCCTTGGGCTCGGGGACGGCCGTCGCGGCGGCCGGCTCGCGCAGGTGGGGCGTCACGGGTAGGTCGTGCGACGGGCGGGTGGCGTGTTTCGCCTCGTCGCGCACCTGCTCGAGCGCTCGCGGGCCTCTTCCGCTGTGGAGCTCGGCTGGCTCCGCAGGGCTCCACGAGGAGGCGGGCTCGGCCTCGAGCCGGGCGGCGACTTCCTGCGCCGACCGGGCAGTCGACTGCACGTCAACGCGTGGCGCGCCTGAGACGCGCTCGAGCGCCTGCTCGGAGCGGTGCTGCGGATCGTGATCGGCCGAGGAGTCGAGTGTGGGCCGCAGTGTCGCCTCGGGGCGGATCGCGTCGAAACCCGATCGGGCCTGGGGCGTGGCGACCTCCGTCACGTCCGTGCGGTTCCCGGTCGCGAGATCGACCTTCGAGCCGAGGCTCTCACCGACGTTCTCGCTCACGTCCGCGTCAGGCTTCGTCATGAACCCCGGGGGCTCCAGAGCAAGGTGCGAAGCGGATTCGCCGATGTGCGCTTCGACCTTCGGCTCGACGCGCGCTTCGGCCTGCCCGTCAGAATGCGAACCCGCGAGTGCGCCGGAGTGCATGGGCGGGCGTGTGCCCGTGTGCGCCCCGGAGTGCGTGCCAGGGCGCGTGCCCGTGAGCTCGTCGGCGGCCCGATCGGCGCCCGGGAGGGTGCCGCCCTCCGGGTTCGCGTGCGAGGCCTTCGCAACCTCCAGGCCCCTGGGCTCGGACTTCGCCTCGCTCTCCGTAAGCCGGACCGAGCTCGAAGCGCCCGCGCGTTCCGCTCGGGGAAGCGCCCGCATCGCGGGAGCGCTCTCGCCCTTCGCCAGGTGATTGGCGTGCTCGGCTCGGATCCCTTCGCCGCTCGCGTGGGTCTCCTGCCCGCGGGTCGGTCTCCCGGGAATCAGGCCCGCGGTCCCTTCGCGGTGGTTCGAGGCGACGTTCCGCTCCTCGCTGGCGGCGCGAGGTGCGCCGACTCCGGCCTCTCGCCGAACGACCACGTGCGCCCCGGCCGATCCGCCTGCCTTCTCCGCGACGCCGGTCTCTCGCCGAACGGCCTCGTGCGAAAAAACCGCCGATCCGCCTGACTTCTCGACGACGCCGGCCGCCGGCTGGACGCCCCCGCCCAGCGCGAGGGCGAGGGCGGTGCCGAAGGCGGGCTCGTCCTCGGCTCGATGTCCGTTCCGGGTGCCGCCGGCTCGCCGCGACGGAGGAGAAGCGGGGGCGATCGCACCCGGGATCGGGAGGTTCTTCATCTCGGCTGGTCCTGAAGCGGAAGGCGGGCCATCTCTTCGACGAGGCGGCCGGCCTTCTCCGGAGGGAGGCGTGCGAGGATCGGCCCGGAGTCGGCGGGCCGCATCGACGCAAGGAGACGGGCGGCGAGGGGGCGCTCCACCCGCCCCACCAACGCCGCCGCCTGCTGGGGCTTCATGCCCCGAAGCGATTTCGCGAGGTGGGCGAGGCGATCGGCGTCGACGTCGGCGCCCGCCGTCGCAGAGGCGTCGTCCGTCTTCTGCGGGAGCTCGCCCGTGTCTGCAGCCGGAGGCGCCTCGCCGGCCTGGGCCGCGCCGCCGGGATCGGCCGCCGCTGGAGCAGCGTCCTTGGCCTTCTCGAGCGCCCGCTCGAGTCGGGTGGTCTCGCTCTGCAGCGCCTTGCGCGCGCCGTCGATCTCTGCCGCCAGCGCTTCGAGGCTCTTCCGTTCGTCCGCGAGGCGCTCCGCCTCCGCCTGTCGCTCCCGCCTTCCGCGCGCGAGCTCGTCGCGGAGCGCGTCGGCGGAGAGCGACGGAGGGATGGTCCGGCTCGAGGCGGCAGGCGCCGATGCAGCAGCCACCTGCGCGTCCGGCACCGATGCCACGTCCGGCGCCGAGGCGCGGGCGAAGGAGGTGAACGCCGCCGTCAGGCCGACCGCCACGGCGAGGCCGCCGATGATCTCCCTACGCATGTCGAGGCTCTCCTGGGGTCGAGAGGAGGCCGGCGAGCTTCGTCAGGCTCTCGCCGAGGCCGGTGCGCTCGTCGGGCGCCTGGCGGAGGAATCCCTCCAGCGCCGGCATCACCCGGATCGCCCGATCCACCTTCGGATTCGTCCCCTGTGCGTAGACGCCGACCTCGATCAGATCCGCTGCCTCGCGGTGGGCGGAGAGGAGCTGCCGCGCCGCGGTGGCGAGCTCGAGGTGGCGAGGGCTCGCGACCTCCGTCATCACGCGGCTCACGCTGGCGAGCAGGTCGATCGCGGGGAAGTGGCCCGCGCCCGCGAGCTTCCGCGAGAGCACCACGTGCCCGTCCAGGATCGATTTCGCGGTGTCCACCACGGGATCGGTGAGATCGTCGCCCTCCGCGAGGACGGTGTAGATCGCCGTGATGCTGCCCTCGCCCGCGTCGTTGCCGGCGCGCTCGAGGAGCCTCGGCATCATCGCGAAGACCGACGGCGGGTAGCCCTTGGACGTCGGCGGCTCGCCGGCGGCGAGGCCGACCTCCCGCTGCGCCATCGCCACGCGGGTGAGCGAATCCATCAGCAGCAGCACCCGCTTGCCCCGGGCGCGGAAGTGCTCCGCCACCGCGGTGGCGGCCATCGCCGCGCGGATCCGGATCAGCGGCGGCTCGTCGCTCGTGGCCACCACCACCACCGACCGCGCCCGGCCCTCGGGGCCCAGGTCGCGCTCGACGAACTCCCGGACCTCGCGGCCGCGCTCGCCCACCAGGCCGACGACCACGACGTCGACCTCCGCGCTCCGCGAGAGCATGCCGAGGAGCACGCTCTTGCCCACGCCGGCGCCGGCGAGAATTCCCAGGCGCTGGCCCTCGCCCAGGGTGAGGAAGGTGTCGAGGGCGCGGATCCCGAGGGGGAGCGGAGCCGAGATCCTCCGACGCGACATCGCGGGAGGCGGCGCGGCCTGGAGTGGCACGCGGCTCGTGAGCAGGGGCGCCGGGCCTCCGTCCAGGGGCCGCATCGACGGATCCACCACCCGCCCCAGGAGCGCCGGACCCACCGGCAGATCGGACGAGTCGCGGCGCGGGATCACCGCGGATCCCTCGCCGATGCCGGCGGCCTCGGCGAAGGGCATCAGGAGCGCCGTGCTCCCGTCGAAGCCCACCACCTCCGCAGGCACGACCTTGCCTCCGGCGGCGAGGATGTCGCATTGGGCGCCCATCGTCGCGCCCGGCAGCGCCGCCTCGAGGACCAGCCCCGCCGCGCGCACGATCCGCCCCTGCACCACGAGCGGCTCGGTCTCGGCAAGGGCCTCGCGCAGGCGCGCCGGGTCGAAGAGGCTCATCGAGTCCTGCCCTCGGCGAGCGCCCTGCCGACGGAGCGCTCGAGCTGCGCGAAGCGCGTGTCGAGCCTGCCGTCCACGCTGGCGAAGTCGGCGTCGACCATGCAGTCGCCGCGGGAGAGGGAGGGGTCCGCCGCCAGCTTCAGCTTCGCCGCGAGGAGGACGTCGATCCGCTCGGCGCCGCCGCTCTGCTCGATCAGCTCCTTGTCGGCCGGGTGGAGGCGCAGGGTGAGGGTGCGCGACTCGCCGGCGCGCCGCACCGCGGATCGCACGAGGGCGAAGAGGGGCTCCGCGCTGGCGGAGAGCTCCGTCTCGAGGATGCGCCTCGCGACCTGGAAGCCGATCTCGAGGGCGTCGGCGCGGGCCTGCTCCGCGAGGCGCTCCGACTCCGAACGCAGGCGCTCCACCGACGCCACGACCCGCGAGATCAGGCCGGCGTCGATGGGCGGCTCGTAGCTCGGCGCGGGGGGAGCGGCCGGCCGCGGAGGGCCCGGCGTGCGCGCGATCGAGGGCAGCGGCACGTTCTTCTCTGCGACGTGTGCCGCATCCGGGACGTCGAGTTCCTCCAGTGCCGGCAGGTCCATCGGCGAGGGCGCTTCCTCCGCGACCGTCGCGCTCTCGTCGTGGCGGGAGAACGCCCGCACCCAGGGCCCCGGGCTCTCGGGGACGGACGCGAGGAAGCGTGGACGTCGGATCGCGGCGGGATCCGGCGGCTGCTGCACGTGGCTCGATCGGGGAAACGGCACGGGGCGCTCCTTCAGACCATCGCGTCGCTGGCGGAGACGATGGTGATGCGGCCCTGGTCGGCGAGGTCGCGGGTGAGCTGGACGATCTCGGCCTGAGCCTCCTCCACGACCGAGAGCCGCACCGGGCCCTTGGCCTCCAGGTCGTCCGCGAGCATCTGTCCCGCGCGGGCCGACAGGTTCCGGACGAACTTCTCGACGAGGGCCCGGGTCGCGCCCTTGAGGGCCACCGCCAGCCGTCCGATGTCGACGTCCTTGAGCAGCGTCTGGATGTCGCGATCCCCGAGGCTGCTCAGGTCCTCGAAGGTAAAGAGCTTGCCGCGCAGCTCCGCCGCGAGCGAGGCATCGATCCGCTCGATCTCGGCCACGAGCTCCGACTGCCGTGCCCCGGGCGTCCGCCTCAGGATCTCGAGGGCGGCGTGCTTGCCGTCGACGCGCCTCATGCCGCCGGACGCCGCCGCGGAGAGCTCGGCGGTCAGCGCCCGCGCCACCTCGGCCAGCACCTCGGGGGAGACCGAGTCGACCGTCGCCATCCGGCGGATCACCTGGGACCGCATCTCGTCGGGGAGATGGTCCATGGTGTCCGCCGCCTTCTCGGGCGGGAGGGA
The Vulgatibacter incomptus DNA segment above includes these coding regions:
- a CDS encoding FliH/SctL family protein, with amino-acid sequence MPFPRSSHVQQPPDPAAIRRPRFLASVPESPGPWVRAFSRHDESATVAEEAPSPMDLPALEELDVPDAAHVAEKNVPLPSIARTPGPPRPAAPPAPSYEPPIDAGLISRVVASVERLRSESERLAEQARADALEIGFQVARRILETELSASAEPLFALVRSAVRRAGESRTLTLRLHPADKELIEQSGGAERIDVLLAAKLKLAADPSLSRGDCMVDADFASVDGRLDTRFAQLERSVGRALAEGRTR
- the fliG gene encoding flagellar motor switch protein FliG, translated to MSESGTGARRAAALLLGLGRESAEDVVRLLGEEEVRKIALGAKELRRGQTNEVPDALRSFVASMENVGGEVQAGEELLRELTERAHGPELARRAFERGALPREPNDPLAPIGDADPEALAMILVREHPQTVALVLGSLPPEKAADTMDHLPDEMRSQVIRRMATVDSVSPEVLAEVARALTAELSAAASGGMRRVDGKHAALEILRRTPGARQSELVAEIERIDASLAAELRGKLFTFEDLSSLGDRDIQTLLKDVDIGRLAVALKGATRALVEKFVRNLSARAGQMLADDLEAKGPVRLSVVEEAQAEIVQLTRDLADQGRITIVSASDAMV